A region from the Azospirillum fermentarium genome encodes:
- the glyS gene encoding glycine--tRNA ligase subunit beta produces the protein MSEFLIEFFSEEIPARMQARAADDLKALVTAKLKAAGLDFARADAHSTPRRLALVVDGLPAQQPDVREEKKGPRVGAPEQAVQGFLKSAGLASLDQCEQRDTGKGVFWFAVIEKKGRATAAVLGEILTAVAAELPWPKSMRWSTGTVRWVRPLHSIIALFDGQVIPGAVALGGGETPVVFGNSTRGHRFLAPDAFTVTSFADYQAKLRGAHVLLDRAERRRKIQADAEALCTEAGLVLSPDDGLLDEVCGLVEWPVVLMGAIDEAFMDVPAEVLITSMRTHQKYFAALDHQGRMAPRFIVVANMVTADGGKAVVAGNERVLRARLSDAKFFWDLDRKTKLEERVPALADITFHARLGTVADKITRVQTLAAEIADAIPGADVDAVRSAALLAKADLVTGVVGEFPELQGVMGRYYAIGEGERADVAAAIADHYKPLGPNDTCPTAPVSVAVALADKIDTLAGFFAIDEKPTGSKDPYALRRAALGIIRLILENGLRLPLTALFQASHRLYQVDGLADAATVSKDLVGFFADRLKVVLRDQGVRHDLIDAVFALGGEDDLVRLLARVQALQAFVGSEDGANLLTAYKRASNIVRIEEKKDGITHDAAPDAALLAQDEEKALSAALDSAAQAAGPLLEREDFAGTMAALAALRGPVDAFFDKVTVNADDAALRVNRLRLLGRIRATLNSVADFSRIEG, from the coding sequence ATGTCGGAATTTCTCATTGAATTCTTCTCCGAAGAGATCCCCGCCCGCATGCAGGCGCGGGCCGCCGACGATCTGAAGGCGCTGGTCACCGCCAAGCTCAAGGCGGCGGGCCTGGACTTCGCCCGCGCCGACGCCCATTCCACGCCGCGCCGTCTGGCGCTGGTGGTCGATGGCCTGCCGGCCCAGCAGCCCGACGTGCGCGAGGAGAAAAAGGGGCCGCGCGTCGGTGCCCCCGAACAGGCGGTGCAGGGCTTCCTGAAGTCCGCCGGGCTGGCCAGCCTGGACCAGTGCGAACAGCGCGACACCGGCAAGGGCGTGTTCTGGTTCGCGGTCATCGAAAAGAAGGGCCGCGCCACCGCCGCGGTGCTGGGCGAGATCCTGACCGCGGTGGCCGCCGAGCTGCCGTGGCCCAAGTCCATGCGCTGGTCCACCGGCACCGTGCGCTGGGTGCGTCCGCTGCATTCCATCATCGCCCTGTTCGACGGGCAGGTGATCCCCGGTGCCGTGGCGCTGGGCGGCGGCGAGACGCCGGTGGTCTTCGGCAACAGCACCCGCGGCCATCGCTTCCTGGCCCCGGATGCCTTCACCGTCACCTCGTTTGCCGATTATCAGGCCAAGCTGCGCGGCGCGCACGTGCTGCTGGACCGCGCCGAGCGCCGCCGCAAGATCCAGGCCGACGCCGAGGCGCTGTGCACCGAGGCCGGGCTGGTCCTGTCCCCCGACGACGGGCTGCTGGACGAGGTGTGCGGGCTGGTGGAATGGCCGGTGGTGCTGATGGGCGCCATCGACGAGGCGTTCATGGACGTGCCGGCGGAGGTGCTCATCACCTCCATGCGCACGCACCAGAAGTATTTTGCCGCTCTGGACCATCAGGGCCGGATGGCGCCGCGCTTCATCGTCGTCGCCAACATGGTGACCGCCGACGGCGGCAAGGCGGTGGTGGCCGGCAACGAGCGCGTGCTGCGCGCCCGCCTGTCGGATGCCAAGTTCTTCTGGGATCTCGACCGCAAGACCAAGCTGGAGGAACGGGTGCCGGCGCTGGCCGACATCACCTTCCACGCCCGCCTGGGCACGGTGGCCGACAAGATCACCCGCGTCCAGACCCTGGCCGCCGAGATCGCCGATGCCATCCCCGGCGCCGACGTGGACGCGGTGCGCAGCGCGGCCTTGCTGGCCAAGGCCGATCTGGTCACCGGCGTGGTGGGCGAGTTCCCCGAGCTTCAGGGGGTGATGGGCCGCTACTACGCCATCGGCGAGGGCGAGCGGGCGGACGTGGCGGCGGCCATCGCCGACCATTACAAGCCGCTGGGCCCCAACGACACCTGCCCCACGGCCCCGGTGTCGGTGGCGGTGGCGCTGGCCGACAAGATCGACACGCTGGCGGGATTCTTCGCCATCGACGAGAAGCCCACGGGCTCGAAGGATCCCTACGCGCTGCGCCGCGCCGCACTGGGCATCATCCGGCTGATCCTGGAAAACGGGCTGCGCCTGCCGCTGACCGCGCTGTTCCAGGCATCGCACCGGCTGTATCAGGTGGACGGGCTGGCCGACGCCGCCACCGTGTCCAAGGATCTGGTGGGCTTCTTCGCCGACCGTCTGAAGGTGGTGCTGCGCGACCAGGGTGTGCGCCACGACCTGATCGACGCGGTGTTCGCGCTGGGCGGGGAGGACGATCTGGTCCGCCTGCTGGCGCGGGTGCAGGCGCTGCAGGCCTTCGTCGGGTCGGAGGACGGGGCGAACCTGTTGACCGCCTACAAGCGGGCCAGCAACATCGTCCGCATCGAAGAGAAGAAGGACGGCATCACCCATGATGCCGCCCCGGACGCCGCCCTGCTGGCCCAGGACGAGGAAAAGGCGCTGTCCGCCGCCCTCGACTCGGCGGCGCAGGCCGCCGGGCCGCTGCTGGAGCGGGAGGATTTCGCCGGCACCATGGCCGCCCTGGCGGCCCTGCGCGGTCCGGTGGACGCCTTCTTCGACAAGGTGACGGTGAACGCGGACGATGCGGCCCTGCGCGTCAACCGCCTGCGCCTGCTGGGGCGGATCCGGGCGACGCTGAACAGCGTGGCGGATTTCTCCCGCATCGAAGGGTAA
- a CDS encoding glycine--tRNA ligase subunit alpha, translated as MAPSSANTKALSFQALILKLHQFWSEQGCVILQPYDMEVGAGTFHPATTLRALGPDREWRAAYVQPSRRPKDGRYGENPNRLQHYYQYQVILKPSPANAQELYLESLKVLGIDPALHDIRFVEDDWESPTLGAWGLGWEVWCDGMEVTQFTYFQQVGGIECDPISVELTYGLERLAMYVQGVENVYDLDFNGTGVKYGDVFLRAEREYSAYNFEHANTEALLQHFKDAEAECQALVAKGVALPAYDQCIKASHLFNLLDARGVISVVERAAYIGRVRALAKACCEAWTGAK; from the coding sequence ATGGCGCCGTCCAGCGCGAACACCAAAGCCCTGAGCTTTCAGGCCCTGATCCTCAAGCTGCACCAGTTCTGGTCGGAACAGGGCTGCGTGATCCTCCAGCCCTACGACATGGAGGTCGGGGCCGGCACCTTCCATCCCGCCACCACGCTCCGGGCGCTGGGGCCGGACCGGGAATGGCGCGCGGCCTATGTGCAGCCGTCCCGCCGGCCCAAGGACGGGCGCTATGGCGAGAATCCCAACCGCCTGCAGCACTATTACCAGTACCAGGTGATCCTGAAGCCGTCGCCCGCCAACGCGCAGGAGCTTTATCTGGAAAGCCTGAAGGTGCTGGGCATCGACCCGGCGCTGCACGACATCCGCTTCGTCGAGGACGATTGGGAAAGCCCGACGCTGGGCGCCTGGGGCCTGGGCTGGGAGGTGTGGTGCGACGGGATGGAGGTGACGCAGTTCACCTATTTCCAGCAGGTGGGCGGCATCGAATGCGACCCCATCTCGGTCGAGCTGACCTATGGGCTGGAGCGTCTGGCCATGTACGTCCAGGGCGTGGAGAACGTCTATGACCTGGATTTCAACGGCACGGGCGTGAAGTACGGCGACGTGTTCCTGCGGGCGGAACGGGAATATTCCGCCTACAACTTCGAACACGCCAACACCGAGGCGCTCCTCCAGCATTTCAAGGATGCGGAGGCCGAATGCCAGGCGCTGGTGGCCAAGGGCGTGGCGCTGCCCGCCTATGACCAGTGCATCAAGGCATCCCACCTCTTCAACCTTCTGGATGCCCGCGGCGTCATCAGCGTCGTGGAGCGTGCCGCCTACATCGGCCGCGTGCGCGCGCTGGCGAAGGCCTGCTGCGAAGCGTGGACGGGAGCGAAGTGA
- a CDS encoding CBS domain-containing protein, with protein sequence MTTVASVLNTKGRTVVTILPSETVGKAAALLNEKRIGAVVVRDVRGKLAGILSERDIVRAVAAKGATALDSRVEDLMTKEVKTCLPTDTIKDLMQTMTLRRHRHVPVCDANGDLLGIVSIGDVVKARLDEQAHEVAVLRDITLVKG encoded by the coding sequence ATGACCACTGTCGCTTCTGTTCTGAACACCAAGGGCCGCACCGTCGTCACCATCCTGCCGTCTGAAACCGTGGGCAAGGCCGCGGCCCTGCTGAATGAAAAGCGGATCGGTGCCGTGGTCGTGCGCGACGTGCGCGGCAAGCTGGCCGGCATCCTGTCGGAACGCGACATCGTGCGCGCCGTGGCGGCCAAGGGCGCGACGGCGCTCGATTCCCGTGTCGAGGATCTGATGACCAAGGAGGTCAAGACCTGCCTGCCCACCGACACCATCAAGGATCTGATGCAGACCATGACCCTGCGCCGCCACCGCCACGTGCCGGTGTGCGACGCCAACGGCGATCTGCTGGGCATCGTGTCCATCGGCGACGTGGTGAAGGCCCGCCTGGACGAGCAGGCCCACGAGGTGGCCGTCCTGCGCGACATCACGCTGGTGAAAGGCTAA
- a CDS encoding response regulator: protein MPAPSTLPPSFPSLDRLTVLMVEDDGLLRHGLRETLRLWGIRVIAAADGEEAKAVLRRQLVDLVITDWMMAPTGGAALVRWVRTSPDSLRPATPILVLTGNTDLGTVRTAWDTGVTAVLAKPIAPAELLRRIETALNRPTRSALPALVQTADEPDRGAERQRLVRALDRLEAEMARPRRDLLRLTSAILEVERTARGLPGVADIAASLSACLNGVGAGAQGFLDAIDAHLAALRWALANAADGTATAPGLPARDSLVACLRATVRALSARPGASVPPTQ, encoded by the coding sequence ATGCCCGCCCCATCCACGCTTCCGCCCTCCTTCCCGTCCCTGGACCGCCTGACCGTTCTGATGGTCGAAGACGACGGGCTGTTGCGCCACGGCCTGCGTGAAACGCTGAGGCTGTGGGGTATCCGCGTCATCGCCGCCGCCGATGGAGAGGAGGCCAAGGCCGTGCTGCGCCGGCAACTGGTCGATCTGGTCATCACCGATTGGATGATGGCCCCCACCGGCGGCGCGGCGCTGGTCCGCTGGGTGCGCACCAGCCCCGACAGCCTGCGGCCCGCCACCCCCATTCTGGTGCTGACCGGCAACACCGATCTGGGCACCGTGCGCACCGCCTGGGATACCGGTGTCACCGCCGTTCTTGCCAAGCCCATCGCCCCGGCGGAACTGCTGCGCCGCATCGAAACGGCGCTGAACCGCCCGACCCGCTCCGCCCTGCCCGCTCTTGTCCAGACGGCGGACGAGCCGGACCGCGGCGCCGAGCGGCAGCGGCTGGTCCGCGCGCTCGACCGGCTGGAGGCGGAAATGGCCCGGCCCCGGCGCGACCTGCTGCGGCTGACCTCCGCCATTCTGGAGGTGGAGCGGACGGCCCGCGGCCTGCCCGGCGTCGCCGACATCGCCGCGTCCCTCTCCGCCTGCCTCAACGGGGTGGGGGCGGGGGCCCAGGGGTTTCTGGACGCCATCGACGCCCATCTGGCGGCCCTGCGCTGGGCGCTGGCGAACGCCGCCGACGGCACCGCCACCGCCCCCGGCCTGCCCGCCCGCGACAGTCTGGTGGCGTGCCTGCGCGCCACCGTCCGCGCCCTGTCGGCCCGGCCCGGCGCATCGGTTCCCCCCACCCAGTGA
- a CDS encoding indolepyruvate ferredoxin oxidoreductase family protein — translation MALATVSLEDKYALEQGRVYLTGTQALVRLPMLQRQRDLAAGLNTGCFISGYRGSPLGSVDQNLWNARKFLEKNHIVFQPGVNEELGATAVWGSQQVGMFPGATYDGVFAMWYGKGPGVDRSGDVLKHGNAAGTARHGGVLVLAGDDHACKSSTFPHQSEHAFVHAMIPELNPAGVQEILDYGLIGWAMSRYSGCWIGMKTIAETVDSSASVTIDPHRVPMVLPTDFPMPPGGLNIRWPDPPLEQEYRLMKHKLYAALAFARANRLDRVVISSARPRLGIVTTGKSYLDVRQAFDELGISEEMASDLGVTVYKVGMPWPLERDGVRHFAEGLEEIIVVEEKRAVIENQLKEQLYNWHPDVRPRVVGKFDEQGEWILPSAGELSPAQIGVVIGRRLLAFVENDTIRQRVAFLDAQEKQKAHVARVARKPTFCSGCPHNTSTVVPDGSRALGGIGCHYMATWLDRKTDTFTQMGGEGVPWVGQAPFTKEKHIFANLGDGTYYHSGILAIRQAIAAKVNITYKILFNDAVAMTGGQPVDGTLTIPALAAQLAAEGVNRITVVSDEPEKYGIGAGLPPFTKVEHRDDLDRVQREMREEAGVTVLIYDQTCAAEKRRRRKRGKMADPARRVVINELVCESCGDCSAKSNCVSIVPVDTEFGRKRQIDQSSCNKDMSCLKGFCPSFVTVEGGTLRKPQPMGKDGPDIGGLPQPALPDISVRPWSIYITGVGGTGVVTVGALMGMAAHLEGKGVGVLDMTGLAQKGGAVTTHIRIGRTPEDIHAVRIAAGGADAVIGCDIVVAAAGDGLSKMAAGRTRAVLNTHESITADFTKQRDLTIPVADLVGDVQRACGGTEMVSVADATRLATALLGDSIATNPFMLGFAWQKGLIPLSAEALLKAIELNGAAVAMNRNAFNWGRLAAHSMAAVEVAAAPAAVPGDVIGGYHRLSQSIDDVISRRETFLTDYQDAAYAARYRAIVDRVRRVEGERVPGSTGLTDAVARSLFKLMAYKDEYEVARLYTETGFVEQVGRMFEGDWSLTFHLAPPLLGDTDENGGEPKKRTYGPWMLKALKLLAKGRRLRGTALDPFGWLPERRTERDLIAAFERTVDTLLSGLNRGNHGIAVEIARLPLDIRGYGPVKDRAVTAVRAKEASLMMAFHAPAEQPMAAE, via the coding sequence ATGGCTCTTGCAACAGTCTCCCTCGAGGACAAGTACGCCCTGGAACAGGGGCGGGTCTATCTTACCGGAACCCAGGCCCTTGTGCGGCTGCCTATGTTGCAGCGCCAAAGAGATCTTGCGGCGGGACTCAACACCGGATGTTTTATTTCGGGATACCGCGGATCGCCGTTGGGAAGTGTTGACCAGAACCTCTGGAACGCCCGAAAGTTTCTCGAAAAAAATCACATCGTGTTCCAGCCCGGCGTCAACGAGGAGCTGGGTGCGACCGCCGTCTGGGGCAGCCAGCAGGTGGGCATGTTCCCCGGCGCCACGTACGACGGCGTGTTCGCCATGTGGTACGGCAAGGGGCCGGGCGTTGACCGCTCCGGCGACGTGCTGAAGCACGGCAACGCCGCCGGCACCGCGCGCCACGGCGGCGTGCTGGTGCTGGCCGGCGACGACCATGCGTGCAAGTCCTCCACCTTCCCGCACCAGTCGGAACACGCCTTCGTTCATGCCATGATCCCGGAACTGAACCCGGCGGGCGTGCAGGAGATCCTGGACTACGGCCTGATCGGCTGGGCCATGAGCCGCTATTCCGGCTGCTGGATCGGCATGAAGACCATCGCCGAGACGGTGGACAGCTCCGCCTCCGTCACCATCGACCCGCACCGGGTGCCGATGGTCCTTCCCACCGATTTCCCCATGCCGCCCGGCGGCCTGAACATCCGCTGGCCCGACCCGCCGCTGGAGCAGGAATACCGGCTGATGAAGCACAAGCTGTACGCCGCCCTGGCGTTCGCGCGTGCCAACCGGCTGGACCGGGTGGTGATCTCCTCGGCCCGCCCGCGGCTGGGCATCGTCACCACCGGCAAATCCTATCTCGACGTGCGCCAGGCGTTCGACGAGCTGGGCATCTCCGAGGAGATGGCGTCGGATCTCGGCGTCACCGTCTACAAGGTCGGCATGCCCTGGCCGCTGGAACGCGACGGCGTGCGCCACTTCGCCGAGGGTCTGGAAGAGATCATCGTGGTGGAGGAAAAGCGCGCCGTCATCGAGAACCAGTTGAAGGAACAGCTTTACAACTGGCACCCCGACGTGCGCCCCCGCGTGGTTGGCAAGTTCGACGAACAGGGCGAATGGATCCTGCCGTCGGCGGGCGAGCTGTCGCCGGCCCAGATCGGCGTGGTGATCGGGCGGCGCCTGCTGGCCTTCGTCGAGAACGACACCATCCGCCAGCGCGTGGCCTTCCTCGACGCCCAGGAAAAGCAGAAGGCCCATGTGGCGCGGGTGGCGCGCAAGCCGACCTTCTGCTCCGGCTGTCCGCACAACACCTCCACCGTGGTGCCGGACGGCAGCCGGGCGCTGGGCGGCATCGGCTGCCATTACATGGCGACGTGGCTGGACCGCAAGACCGACACCTTCACCCAGATGGGCGGCGAAGGCGTGCCGTGGGTGGGGCAGGCGCCGTTCACCAAGGAAAAGCACATCTTCGCCAATCTGGGCGACGGCACCTATTACCATTCCGGCATCCTGGCGATCCGTCAGGCCATCGCCGCCAAGGTGAACATCACCTACAAGATCCTGTTCAACGACGCGGTGGCCATGACCGGCGGCCAGCCGGTGGACGGCACCCTGACCATCCCCGCCCTGGCCGCCCAGTTGGCGGCGGAGGGGGTCAACCGCATCACCGTGGTGTCGGACGAGCCGGAGAAATACGGCATCGGCGCCGGCCTGCCCCCCTTCACCAAGGTCGAGCACCGCGACGACCTGGACCGCGTGCAGCGCGAGATGCGGGAGGAGGCCGGCGTCACCGTCCTGATCTACGACCAGACCTGCGCGGCGGAAAAGCGCCGCCGCCGCAAGCGCGGCAAGATGGCCGACCCCGCCCGCCGGGTGGTCATCAACGAGCTGGTGTGCGAATCCTGCGGCGACTGCTCGGCCAAGTCCAACTGTGTCTCCATCGTGCCGGTGGACACCGAATTCGGGCGCAAGCGCCAGATCGACCAGTCGAGCTGCAACAAGGACATGTCGTGCCTGAAGGGCTTTTGCCCGTCCTTCGTGACGGTGGAGGGGGGCACGCTGCGCAAGCCCCAGCCCATGGGCAAGGACGGGCCGGACATCGGCGGCCTGCCCCAGCCCGCCCTGCCCGACATTTCGGTGCGGCCGTGGAGCATCTACATCACCGGCGTCGGCGGCACCGGCGTGGTGACCGTGGGCGCCCTGATGGGCATGGCCGCCCATCTGGAGGGCAAGGGTGTGGGCGTGCTGGACATGACCGGCCTGGCCCAGAAGGGCGGTGCGGTCACCACCCACATCCGCATCGGCAGGACGCCGGAGGACATCCACGCCGTGCGCATCGCCGCCGGTGGGGCGGATGCGGTGATCGGCTGCGACATCGTGGTGGCCGCCGCCGGCGACGGGCTGTCCAAGATGGCGGCGGGCCGGACGCGGGCGGTGCTGAACACCCATGAATCCATCACCGCCGACTTCACCAAACAGCGCGACCTGACCATTCCCGTGGCCGATCTGGTGGGCGATGTGCAGCGGGCGTGCGGCGGCACGGAGATGGTCAGCGTGGCCGACGCCACCCGCCTTGCCACCGCGCTTTTGGGCGACAGCATCGCCACCAACCCGTTCATGCTGGGCTTCGCGTGGCAGAAGGGTCTGATCCCCCTGTCGGCGGAGGCGCTGCTGAAGGCCATCGAGTTGAACGGGGCGGCGGTGGCGATGAACCGCAACGCCTTCAACTGGGGCCGTCTGGCGGCCCACAGCATGGCGGCGGTGGAGGTGGCGGCAGCGCCCGCCGCCGTTCCCGGCGACGTGATCGGCGGCTATCACCGCCTGTCCCAGAGCATCGACGACGTGATCTCCCGCCGCGAGACGTTTCTGACCGACTATCAGGACGCCGCCTATGCCGCCCGCTACCGCGCCATTGTGGACCGCGTGCGGCGGGTGGAGGGCGAACGGGTGCCCGGCAGCACCGGTCTGACCGACGCCGTGGCCCGCAGCCTGTTCAAGCTGATGGCGTACAAGGACGAGTACGAGGTGGCGCGGCTCTACACCGAAACCGGCTTTGTCGAGCAGGTGGGGCGGATGTTCGAGGGCGACTGGTCGCTGACCTTCCACCTCGCCCCGCCGCTCTTGGGCGACACGGACGAAAACGGCGGCGAACCGAAAAAGCGCACCTATGGCCCGTGGATGCTGAAGGCGCTGAAACTGCTGGCCAAGGGCCGCCGGCTGCGCGGCACGGCGCTGGACCCCTTCGGCTGGTTGCCGGAGCGGCGCACCGAACGTGACCTGATCGCGGCGTTCGAACGCACGGTGGACACGCTGCTGTCGGGGCTGAACCGGGGCAACCACGGGATAGCGGTGGAGATCGCCCGCCTGCCGCTGGACATCCGCGGCTATGGCCCGGTGAAGGACCGCGCGGTGACGGCGGTGCGGGCGAAGGAGGCGTCGCTGATGATGGCCTTCCACGCCCCGGCGGAACAGCCCATGGCGGCGGAATGA
- a CDS encoding DNA gyrase inhibitor YacG, with translation MTKTAETPALSPVPACPVCGRPAAAETRPFCSRRCADVDLARWLGGVYRVETDERADENFDG, from the coding sequence ATGACAAAGACTGCTGAGACCCCTGCCCTCTCCCCCGTCCCCGCCTGCCCCGTGTGCGGCCGGCCGGCGGCGGCAGAGACCCGCCCGTTCTGTTCCCGCCGCTGCGCCGACGTGGATCTGGCCCGCTGGCTGGGCGGCGTGTACCGGGTGGAAACCGACGAAAGGGCTGACGAGAATTTTGACGGATGA
- a CDS encoding single-stranded DNA-binding protein, with protein MNVWTFTGRLGADADLRTTQTGDRVLNFRVANDVGFGDRKTTQWVDCSLWGQRAERLAPHLTRGKGLVISGEVTLREFERRDGTRGAGLAVRVTELDFTGGERDRDERGAGYGNQGSGRAGHGTQGGHGQGGGYGSGPRGGGGGGYTPPGYDGLDDEIPFVIPFDLPRKRTALL; from the coding sequence ATGAATGTGTGGACCTTCACCGGCCGGCTTGGTGCCGACGCCGACCTGCGGACGACCCAGACCGGCGACCGGGTGCTGAATTTCCGCGTCGCCAACGACGTCGGATTCGGCGACCGGAAGACGACCCAATGGGTTGACTGTTCCCTCTGGGGCCAGCGCGCCGAGCGGCTTGCCCCGCACCTGACCAGGGGGAAGGGGCTGGTCATTTCCGGCGAAGTCACCCTTCGGGAGTTCGAACGCCGCGACGGGACGCGGGGCGCCGGCCTTGCGGTCCGGGTAACCGAACTGGACTTCACAGGTGGGGAGCGTGACCGCGACGAACGTGGGGCCGGCTATGGAAACCAGGGGAGCGGGCGCGCGGGCCATGGCACCCAGGGGGGCCACGGTCAGGGCGGGGGCTACGGCAGCGGCCCGCGTGGCGGCGGGGGCGGCGGCTACACCCCGCCGGGTTACGACGGCCTGGACGACGAAATTCCGTTCGTGATCCCGTTCGACCTTCCCCGCAAGCGGACCGCCCTTCTGTGA
- a CDS encoding 3'-5' exonuclease, which yields MKPALFFDVETTGTDPARDVIVQIAAVLDDGQERERAALNLLIRPDGWTVPAEAARLHGITTEIAAANGVPLVVALAAFNHLCRAALVGVGHNVGFDIRFVEAAFARIGRGESCALGALDVFCTKEWATPIVNLPPTDRMVRAGYGHKPKAAKLEEAIRHFFGEDLDGAHDALVDVRACRRLYHLARARGEA from the coding sequence ATGAAGCCGGCCCTGTTTTTTGACGTGGAAACGACCGGGACCGATCCGGCCCGTGACGTCATCGTCCAGATAGCCGCCGTCCTGGACGACGGCCAGGAGCGCGAGCGTGCCGCCCTGAACCTGCTGATCCGGCCGGACGGCTGGACGGTCCCGGCGGAAGCCGCCCGCCTTCACGGCATCACCACCGAGATAGCCGCCGCCAACGGCGTCCCCCTGGTCGTCGCCTTAGCCGCTTTCAACCACCTGTGCCGCGCCGCGCTGGTCGGCGTAGGCCATAACGTCGGCTTCGACATCCGGTTCGTCGAAGCCGCCTTCGCCCGGATCGGCCGGGGCGAGTCCTGTGCCCTCGGCGCCCTGGACGTCTTTTGCACCAAGGAATGGGCAACCCCGATCGTCAACCTTCCGCCGACGGACCGCATGGTCCGCGCCGGCTACGGCCACAAGCCGAAAGCCGCGAAGCTGGAAGAGGCGATCCGGCACTTCTTCGGCGAAGACCTGGACGGGGCGCATGACGCCCTGGTCGATGTCCGGGCGTGCCGCCGCCTGTACCACCTTGCCCGCGCCCGCGGGGAAGCCTGA